The following proteins come from a genomic window of Trifolium pratense cultivar HEN17-A07 linkage group LG4, ARS_RC_1.1, whole genome shotgun sequence:
- the LOC123920188 gene encoding uncharacterized protein LOC123920188 isoform X2 — MVSNDLLSLVNTRPLKFWKETLALCSDSTSPQVPHSVSGVQYPDSYQQPFDPRYGIGYNAPAPHQQPQQPNLFVPSPATHSGSLSSPDNLCHIRMLAL, encoded by the exons ATGGTGAGCAATGATCTCTTAAGCCTTGTGAACACTAGGCCTCTAAAATTCTGGAAAGAAACCCTTGCTCTTTGCAGT GATTCAACATCCCCTCAAGTGCCACACAGTGTTTCTGGAGTTCAATATCCTGATAGCTATCAACAGCCATTTGATCCTAGATATGGGATTGGGTACAATGCTCCTGCTCCACACCAGCAACCCCAACAACCCAATTTGTTTGTTCCATCACCGGCTACTCACTCGGGTTCCCTAAGCTCCCCAG ACAACCTATGTCATATAAGGATGCTTGCATTGTGA
- the LOC123920188 gene encoding uncharacterized protein LOC123920188 isoform X1 gives MVSNDLLSLVNTRPLKFWKETLALCSDSTSPQVPHSVSGVQYPDSYQQPFDPRYGIGYNAPAPHQQPQQPNLFVPSPATHSGSLSSPGMDASTTFEENAL, from the exons ATGGTGAGCAATGATCTCTTAAGCCTTGTGAACACTAGGCCTCTAAAATTCTGGAAAGAAACCCTTGCTCTTTGCAGT GATTCAACATCCCCTCAAGTGCCACACAGTGTTTCTGGAGTTCAATATCCTGATAGCTATCAACAGCCATTTGATCCTAGATATGGGATTGGGTACAATGCTCCTGCTCCACACCAGCAACCCCAACAACCCAATTTGTTTGTTCCATCACCGGCTACTCACTCGGGTTCCCTAAGCTCCCCAG ggatggatgcTTCAACGACttttgaggaaaatgcattatga
- the LOC123922407 gene encoding uncharacterized protein LOC123922407: MAGVDVPDPDLIEIKNSCCIFVSRLLKLWKYTGISDESKTKICLELKVEFKNACERVVNAVSNKLAVSVPSLNVTEAVPPNLGPITFCDHYLFGLLSFVLMY, translated from the exons ATGGCCGGAGTCGATGTTCCTGATCCTGACCTTATTGAAATAAAGAACTCCTGTTGTATATTCGTGTCTAGACTGCTG aaattatggaaATATACTGGTATTAGCGACGAGTCTAAGACGAAGATATGTCTAGAGTTAAAGGTGGAGTTTAAGAATGCGTGCGAAAGAGTGGTTAATGCTGTAAGCAACAAACTAGCTGTGTCTGTACCTTCACTGAATGTAACTGAAGCTGTTCCTCCTAACCTTGGACCAATCACCTTCTGTGATCACTACTTGTTTGGACTACTG AGTTTCGTACTTATGTACTGA